One window from the genome of Sardina pilchardus chromosome 12, fSarPil1.1, whole genome shotgun sequence encodes:
- the LOC134098433 gene encoding kinesin-like protein KIF3C, producing MSKTKNCETVKVVVRCRPLNHKEEAAAYESVVDMDVKLGQVALRNPRTPGELLKSFTFDAVYDASSKQGDLYDETVRPLIDSVLQGFNGTIFAYGQTGTGKTYTMQGQWQDPEKRGIIPNTFEHIFTHISRSQNQQYLVRASYLEIYQEEIRDLLAKDHSRKLELKENPDSGVYIRDLSSFVTKNVKEIEHVMNVGNQTRSIGFTNMNEHSSRSHAIFLITVECSQMGPDGQNHIRVGRLNLVDLAGSERQAKTGVRGERLKEATKINLSLSALGNVISALVDGRSSHVPYRDSKLTRLLQDSLGGNAKTLMVATLGPAAYNYEESLTTLRYANRAKNIRNKPRVNEDPKDALLREFQEEIARLKAQLDKRGVLTKERQERRTKRITEDGDSDGELKDDDEEEEEEGEEEEEEGEVVEGDGDGDGEEESSVQREARAYVQQQQQRLEQEKAAIMDDRSLVAEEKQRLLEEKEKMMGVLRKEQEAAELLTTKVKALESKLLVGGKNIMDHTNEQQKMLELKRQEIAEQSRSEREMQQQMLAQDEETLELRETFSSLQQEVELKTKKLKKLYAKLQAVKAEIQDVNDEHVRTRQELEQTQNELTRELKFKYLIIENFIPPEEKNKIMNRLVFDTEEDQWKFQPLVPSENKHTQMKRRPASAVGYKRPISQYARVAIAMGAHSRYRAENIMILELDMTPPTMFQLEFAKAGGENDPNRDPLHLDNATCRERSAGPRVRKSRSWCQAPRALSSSASTLSLASSGSHSLPHPHSSTATKVHQ from the exons atgtcCAAAACCAAGAATTGTGAGACGGTTAAGGTGGTGGTGCGGTGCCGTCCGCTCAACCACAAGGAGGAGGCGGCTGCTTACGAGAGCGTCGTTGACATGGATGTGAAATTGGGACAGGTCGCTCTGCGGAACCCCCGGACCCCAGGTGAGCTCCTCAAATCCTTCACCTTCGACGCGGTGTATGACGCCAGCTCCAAGCAAGGCGACCTGTACGACGAGACGGTACGGCCGCTCATAGACTCGGTTCTTCAAGGCTTCAACGGCACAATCTTCGCATACGGCCAGACGGGCACCGGGAAGACGTACACCATGCAGGGCCAGTGGCAGGACCCGGAGAAGCGCGGTATCATCCCGAACACGTTCGAACACATCTTCACTCACATCTCGCGCTCGCAGAACCAGCAGTACCTGGTGCGCGCGTCCTACCTGGAGATTTACCAGGAGGAGATCCGGGACCTCCTCGCGAAGGACCACAGCCGCAAGCTGGAGCTGAAGGAGAACCCGGATTCGGGGGTCTACATCCGTGACTTGTCCTCCTTCGTTACAAAGAATGTCAAGGAGATCGAGCACGTGATGAACGTGGGCAACCAGACACGGTCCATCGGGTTCACAAACATGAACGAGCACAGCTCGCGCTCGCACGCCATCTTCCTCATCACGGTGGAGTGTAGCCAGATGGGGCCCGACGGGCAGAACCACATCCGGGTCGGCAGGCTCAACCTGGTGGACCTGGCTGGCAGCGAGCGGCAGGCCAAGACCGGGGTCCGGGGAGAGCGTCTGAAAGAGGCCACCAAAATCAACCTGTCGCTGTCGGCGCTGGGGAACGTCATCTCGGCGCTGGTGGACGGACGCAGCTCGCACGTGCCGTACCGCGACTCCAAGCTGACGCGGCTGCTCCAGGACTCGCTGGGCGGCAACGCCAAGACGCTGATGGTGGCCACGCTCGGCCCGGCCGCGTACAACTACGAGGAGAGCCTCACCACGCTGCGCTACGCCAACCGCGCCAAGAACATCCGCAACAAGCCGCGCGTCAACGAGGACCCCAAGGACGCGCTGCTGCGCGAGTTCCAGGAGGAGATCGCCCGGCTCAAGGCCCAGCTGGACAAGCGCGGCGTGCTGACCAAGGAGcggcaggagaggaggacgaagaggatcACCGAGGACGGCGACTCTGATGGCGAGCTGAAGGAcgacgatgaggaggaggaggaggagggggaggaggaggaggaggaaggggaggtggtggagggggacggggacggggacggggaggaggagagcagcgtGCAGAGGGAGGCCCGGGCCtacgtgcagcagcagcagcagaggctggagcaggagaaggcCGCCATCATGGACGACCGCAGCCTGGTGGCCGAGGAGAAGCAGCggctgctggaggagaaggagaagatgatGGGGGTGCTGAGGAAGGAGCAGGAGGCCGCCGAGCTCCTCACCACCaaagtcaag GCGCTGGAGAGCAAGCTGCTGGTTGGGGGGAAGAACATCATGGACCACACCAACGAACAGCAGAAGATGCTGGAGCTCAAGAGGCAGGAGATCGCAgaacag tcacgcagtgagagggagatgcagcagcagatgCTGGCTCAGGATGAGGAGACTCTGGAGCTCAGAGAGACCTTCTCCTCCCTGCAGCAGGAGGTGGAGCTCAAGACCAAGAAACTCAagaag ttgtatgCAAAGCTGCAGGCAGTGAAGGCTGAGATccaggatgtgaatgatgagcATGTGAGGACTCGGCAGGAGCTAGAGCAGACTCAGAATGAGCTCACCAGAGAGCTCAAATTcaa gtaCCTGATTATTGAGAACTTCATCCCCCCTGAGGAGAAGAACAAGATCATGAACCGCTTGGTGTTCGACACCGAGGAGGACCAGTGGAAATTCCAGCCCCTCGTTCCTTCAGAGAA caaACACACTCAGATGAAGAGGAGGCCGGCCTCCGCGGTGGGCTACAAACGACCAATCAGCCAGTACGCCAGGGTTGCCATAGCGATGGGAGCCCATTCCAGATATAGG GCGGAGAACATCATGATCCTGGAGCTGGACATGACTCCTCCCACCATGTTCCAGCTGGAGTTCGCCAAGGCGGGCGGCGAGAACGACCCCAACCGGGACCCGCTGCACCTGGACAACGCCACCTGCCGCGAGAGGTCCGCTGGCCCCAGGGTCAGGAAGTCCCGCTCATg GTGCCAGGCCCCGCGGGCTCTGTCCTCGTCCGCCTCCACTCTGTCGCTGGCGTCCTCAGGGTCCCACAGCCTGCCCCATCCTCACAGCTCCACGGCAACCAAAGTCCACCAATGA